From the Salarias fasciatus chromosome 5, fSalaFa1.1, whole genome shotgun sequence genome, the window GATGTGTTGAGCTGACAGACTGTTTATCAAGCGTTTCAGGTGAACCTCTCCTGATAGATTGTGTTACTTCTTCTACGTTGCTTCTGCTAAACGGTCCGGCGTGCAGTTATGAGTCCTACAGTGTCGTCTGCCCAGACGGCTCCGAGTCTCTGCAGACCTCATGTTCTTTTCCATCGTGTTTCTGGAAAGTTGGACAAACTGTCATTTTTCTTCAGTCCCCGACACTCGGTTGGGTGGGAAAATGCTGCATTCTAAGCCACGTGAGGATGTTGAGTTTGATCTGCACATGTTGAAGCGCTGTAGAAACCatcggccccccccccccccctcaggagGAGCGTCGCCTCCGGACAGCTTACGAGAGCGCGGAGGGCTCGGAGCGGGAGAAGTTCGCCCTGTTCTCCGCCGCCGTACGGGAGAGCCACGAGAAGGAGCGCACGAGAGCGGAGCGCACCAAGAACTGGTCCATCATCGGCTCGGTGCTGGGAGCCCTGATCGGGGTCATGGGGTCGACGTACATCAACCGCGTCCGCCTGCAGGTGAGCAAAAAAGCTCAAGGTAAAATAGAGTTTCAGTACATAAGAAATAGTCTATAAATTGTGACGTTAACACACATTAACTTCCTTTCTATTCCAAACTAATTACAATGAATATTTTCACTCACAGAAGACATAAATAGCAGCATCGTGCATTAAAATCAGAACCGATTGTTTGAATTCCTGTGAATGTTATTAAAGCAGAACAGTTCTGTGTTCAACGTCTTCGCCTCAGAAAGTCACATGATCGATGATTTTATTGGTCAGTCTGACTGAGTGATTAAAACTGTGACCATATTTAGTCTGAGTGGCCATAAAACATGTCGCAAGAAGGTTTCAAAACCTCTTATATAAATCCAGTGAAGAGTTCACACTCTGAtcattttgtattatttaaataccaaacatatatatttttaatttgagtcTTTTCAGCTGTCATTATGCTCCCTCACTTTGTAGCTTTAACACGTGAATGTTCTTAACTGAGCATTTATGTATcgaacatttcagttttttaagttgtgttttggagcctgctgcagtgtttttcttgcttttgttcTCTATTTTGGGCAAAATATTTTGTCGACAGTCTCAGTGATAGATATCGACCCTTCAGGAGGTCAAGCGGGATGAAATGTGGATTCCGCTGTGTGTGTCGTGTGAGCGGCAGAGCGCCCTTTGACGTTGACCGGGGCGATCAGTGGGTGACTCGGCGCTGCGTCTGGTTTCCCGTCTGTCCCGCAGGAGCTGcgctcgctgctgctggaggctcaGAAGGGTCCGGAGAGTCTGCAGGAGGCCCTCAGGGTCCAGGCGGGGAACCACCGCACCCAGCAGGCCGAGCTGCAGGCGCTCATCGACGGCCTGAGGCTGGCCCTGAGCGAGGCCTTCCTCCAGAAGAGCGCCGCCCCGCAGGACCAggacggcggcgccgcggccgaGCCGCCCGCCGTGCCGCTCTCCGCCTTAAACGACCTCCGCAGGACGGAGTCGCTGCTGGAGGCCCTGCCCCCACAGCTGGGGCATCTGGAGCAGGGCATCGGCCGAGTGGAGGGGGAGCTGTCCGCAgtgaggaagctgctggagagccgGCCGCCGGAGGCCGCTGCCGCCACCGCCTCGGACGCCACCGCCGCCCTGCTGCCGTCAGAACCGGCAGAGCGAGCGGATCGCTGGGATTCGGAGGGGCTGCTGAGACGCCTGGAGGACACCCAGAGGACTCTGGGAGAGCGGATCAGGACAAACACGCTTTACAACGCCGCGTTCGCCTACAGCGCCACCGCCGTCACCGTCGGCGCCGTGtacctgctgctgagaggcgCCGCCGGGTAGAGGAGTCTGCTGCACTGGGAACAACAGGGATCAATAGTCTTATCTAATAATCGCCTAAATGATTTAGTGTTTTTCTAATTAAGCGGCTGCAGGCGTCGATTTGCTGCTCCGCCACTGAACCTCACATCCTCCGGTCACCGAGTCTGAATCCTGTAAATCCTCTGATCTCTCCATGGATGTCTGAGTTCActgatggaggaaaaacaaacagcaaacaaaaaaaactgaagtttttccTCCTAAAGATGAACTGATGTGttttaaagaggtttttttGACATCTTTTAAGATCAACGAACCCTTTGATGATTGAGTTTATTAATTAGAAGTAATAAAATGCAGCTGCTGATACAGCTTTGATGAAAAACCTCTTACAATAGTCATGTGAATATTGTTAACAATGTGAATGCGTTATGAGAACTGACATCAGAGCAAACCTGATTCCACAAATATCAATATTCTGGTATTGATCTGCACTGTTGGGGTAATAAGGAAGTAAACAaccactgattaaaaaaacaacttgaactTTTATGAAGTCTGTTTTTAATCCTCTTTGTAATTCCACTTTCTGCCAGTAGGGGGCGACGTGTGAGCACGTTTTACtcacttttctttctccctGTGTCGATCAGCTGTTTTCATCTTCTCTCAAACTGCTTTATGTTTTCAGAAATACAAAATGTAAGAGATCTTTTTAAAGAAAGGAGCTCTTGGACTCTGATTGAGACACACCAACAgtggaaaagtttcacatttagagTTTTCCCCAATTCTTGTTAAAGCcataaaagtaataataataaaacaaatctGCCGGGAAAAATGTAAATCTGACCCATGATTGCAGATATTTAATGCTTTACATTTTATAAACTCCTCAGTGGATTTATATAAGAGGTTTTGAAATCTTCTCCCGGCATGTTTTATGGCCACTCAGACTAAAGACGTCACAGTTTTAATCAGTCTGTCAGACTGACCAATAAAGTCATCCATCGTGTGACTTCCTGAGGTGAAGAGGTTAAACACATCTGGAGGTTAAAGCAGAATCGTCCTGCTGTAACATTCACACAGATCAACAATCTGCTCTGATTTTAATGCATGCTGCTGCTATTTCACTGTCTTTTCATGTCTTCTGTGTTTGAAATGAATTGTTAGTATGGATTTTTAAGGAAGTTATTGTGGGTTAATTTGACAATTTATTCACTTTTCATATTCCACTACTCGCTATGGGTCCACTTTTTCTTAAATCTAGTCAGAAACTGTTCCAACACTGCACAGTCTGCTGAGTCTtgagaaaaacagtttcaaagATTAAACTTCTTCACATGAGGGTGATCGAGGCTCCGCTGGAGAAGTGGACTGCTTTTCAATCACAAAATCGCAGGTTTGATTCCTTGACAGCGAGGGATCATTAAAAGCTGTTAACACTCTGATTTACGTTTCATATTTATCAGCAGATGAAATTAAGATCTAAAAACTAAATctgactgttttttgtttttttttttacagtgaaataaagaGTCAGTGACGTCCGTTTTTATCAAAATGCTTCTTTAAAGCAGTGCTGAGATGTTCATGAGCCTCTTCCAGTCTGGACAGGGTTAACGGTGCACTCATCATTATGTAAGAAGGATAAAATCGGTCTTTATTGATCCGGGGAGGCAGGCCTGAGTgttacagcagaaacactgacagccaGACCTTATGGTCGGGATCATTGAGATTTAGGAAAAGTCTGTGGTGAACCCCGGGGAGCGGTTTGGGTCATCCCGGGTCATGGTGCGTGCCCCCCGTCTCCATCCGGCGtctcttttattatttattgtattgtatttgtGTGCTGGCTGATCCTGGGCAGCAGCTGTGGGTCTTTTCTTAGCGCGATGCGATGTGAAACCTGGAAGACTGAGCCAGAACTTTAAAAACCGTCGCTCCACGGATCGTCTTTAAGGCCTTGACACACGTCCGTGCTCCTCGCACCTCGAAAACAGCTGTGAAGGCTTGGTGGTCATCTCAGGCCGCCTTGTTCTGCTCCTCATATCTCTAGAAGAGCTGCAGACACCGAAACCCCCAAGACTGAAAGTTACTGCTCAATTTATCCACCTGTGGCTTTGCAGCACAGACCCACAGTGCAAATGTCATGGttagacacacgcacacgcacgtgcacacgccTGTATTCTCAAGTGCaaggctgcagagaaacatGTTTATCTCCATATGCGTCCATTCTACGCTGATAACACTGACCTTGTGTTCGCAGCCTATTATTGTCTCCTTTATTATATTTATCtgattttactgtatttatttattggctTCTATGATATTGATGTTTTTATCTTCAGACTGGGCGCACCAACACAATTTCAAAAGAGTTCATGCATCATCATGTGTTCATTGATCTGTTCTGTTTGGATGAATTAATGACAGATTAGATCAGTTGCTCCCAACTTTTCAAAGctttctattttgttttttgaagcgCTCTTACCTTACCTAAATCACCCTTAGCTCATTCTGACCTaactgaaccccccccccccacacacacacacacacacacacatacaggttcgtatttctatccttgtggggaccttccattgactcccattcatgtctaacccctgaccctgacccttaccctaaccctaacccaaaccacaacacagccgaaccctaaagaaatgtttttgcacttttactgttttcagtaacaacaacatggtcaagaaaacactgtttccctcattaggaccaaaaaaaaggtcccacaaggcacatcgtgccaggttttcctatccttgtggggacatttggtccccacaaggatagaaaaacgcgtgcacacacacacgcgcacacacacgcgcgcgcacacacacacacacacacacacacactttgtggtgggtgtgtgtgcagagtgaGCGCGTCGAGCACGTCGCATATCAAAGGCCGCGACCTGAATGATACTTCCTGTCGGCTCATTTGATTGGTGTGAGGCGAGCGTCTGCGCTCCAGAGTTTGCATCCAATTCTTAGTAATGACAAGAGTCTGAGTGGGGGGGGGACGCTGAATAGAGGAGGTGAAACGTGTCTCCTCACATGACAGCGGTATCCAGGTCACACACTGGGGGGGTGTGAAtctgcttacacacacacacacacacacacacacacacacacacacacacgcacacacacacacacacacacacacacacacgaggggaGCTGCTCACTGCCTACAGCCACAAAGACGAGAAGCAGTTCACTCCAGTTCAGCTTGAGAGGCCTCGACAGGTCTGTGTGCTGAAAGGCATTGTGGGAGCGTCGTCATTTCACTTGATTCACTATCAGAATCTGACCCGtgttcagctgcagactgaggTGTTTGTAAATAAATCCTGCAACACCTCGGAATCAGACACTGATCCCAGGCTTTGCTATCTGACGCTGAAATCCGTCACTGTCTCACATGCAGACAGCAAAGGAGCTGAATCGTCCCAGTGACGCTCCGTTCtccgttctcctcctcacacctctGGAAAAGCTGCGACTGTCTGTCCTCGACGACATGCACAAACAATGAGATGCGAGTTTTACTGATGCATCGATCGGATCCAGAGAGAGCAGCATGCGGAATAAGATCTCAGAGGACGGTCATTTGAACCAGCGGTTTAGCAGCGCAGTGTGTGAAGGAGGATTTGTTCCAGGATAGTAAAGCAGTGCAATATCACAATATCAATCCTACGCTCCTACTGAACGGTTACAATTTCCTCTCTGTTGAGTGTGAAAGCATTTTACATTTCTGATCAGAAGAAAAcgaggtaacactttacttgaagcacccggtataacacataagtgtatataagtagttataaacactcataaatgatcacaatgttttataactcactatacagcataggattagagttagggttagggttaggtcctggcattgtgatcatctatgaatgtttataactatagctacacgtgttataatggcattataatgctttagaaatgtacttataatgtgttatacaggggagcttcaaataaagtgttaccgaaaactattttaaaaaaaattctcaaaaaaaatagaaatactgCTTTTTATACTCCTCTTTgatccagagcagcagaggagccatGATTCCATGCCTTCATGGTGCATGGAGTCTCTCCAGAGCAGGGAATGTTTCTAGATACAGTAAACTGAAGATTAATTCCACTGTCACagcgttgcattgtgggtagtcTGATCTGAATCTGCAGAAGAACGAAAGAgcctcaaacacacagcagctgctgagatGTAGGCCGACGCGCTGCGGTTGAGTTATTTCTGAAACTATTTTTATTTAGTGACACCAACAACACGGCGGGGGAAATGTTTTACAGCTCTGTGTAAAAGTTCTGAAACTTTGACCCTGGTGTCTGTTTCTCAGCCAGAGAAAGTCACTGATAACACAGTAAACAGTGGAAAAGTTTTGCGTTGCTCTGTTAATGCAAACTGCATGTGTCAGTCACGTTCACCTCTCGTTTCAATAAAATATTCGGCTCTGTCTGTGCTGGGTTTATGATCTTAAAGagctttttccagtgtttttccaGCCTGCGTGTGAGTTTTATGAGACCCACTGACACTGTTGACTGAGTTTATCGCAGGATGTAATAAACCCGGTTATGCCTCCCCTTATCAGATAAAAATAGGGCCATGAGCAAGACGGATGGCTGGATCACTGAAGCTAAATATGTTGGCAGCGAATTAAACTCAGATCAATTCAGTGGGAGTCCAGAGGGACGTCTGCGTTCTGCTCTCATGACAGTCAGAAGCCACGTGAGGCAGAAAGTCATCtcagaaggaaaaataaaaacagcgcAACTCTGTTCGGTTGGAAACTATTTGTGGGGTTAGGGTTGGAGGTTGGGGGGCTGAGGggtgctctgtaatctggatgttagaggaggaagatgctctataacctggatgttagtgggaggaagatgctctataatctggttaTTATCTGAAGTGACCTTCTGCAGTCAATAGGATTGTTGTTGAGCTGCTGCCTGACGTCACTCGTCCTTGGCTGCCTCTTCTCTCAGAAACATCTGCGGTTCACGTGCGGAGCTCCGAGATAAACATCCATTCTCGTGCTTTCCCAGCAGCCTGCACACTGCAGATAGGTCAGACCGGGGTTAGTAAGTGACTAGTTAACTGCTCCTCGCTGTCACGCTGCTGGAGTCTTGACCTCCGGTTTTTTTGTGCACACAGATCATCTGCTTTCCAGCTTGCAGATGagactgtcttttttt encodes:
- the ccdc51 gene encoding mitochondrial potassium channel, with the translated sequence MRYRGAQICLWAHGSGCLSRLSLPGRATWVRTYSAHPQPGPPPPTTTPPPPPAGKGGAELVKERAVVALQHAGELGRQWGQRSAETATATVNYWWGRYEEFVGLIEVRNAQAKVTEAESAFMVSRGMVREAHGSLEALQVRLKEVRDRLDRVSREEAHYLELATLEHKLLQEERRLRTAYESAEGSEREKFALFSAAVRESHEKERTRAERTKNWSIIGSVLGALIGVMGSTYINRVRLQELRSLLLEAQKGPESLQEALRVQAGNHRTQQAELQALIDGLRLALSEAFLQKSAAPQDQDGGAAAEPPAVPLSALNDLRRTESLLEALPPQLGHLEQGIGRVEGELSAVRKLLESRPPEAAAATASDATAALLPSEPAERADRWDSEGLLRRLEDTQRTLGERIRTNTLYNAAFAYSATAVTVGAVYLLLRGAAG